The Oncorhynchus masou masou isolate Uvic2021 chromosome 31, UVic_Omas_1.1, whole genome shotgun sequence genome includes a region encoding these proteins:
- the slc23a4 gene encoding xan_ur_permease domain-containing protein isoform X1, translated as MVPEKESDGLKNYAFDIHGHFCELENDGEGSDLSEEDDKNKLAYCVTDVPAWYLCIILGIQHLLTAFGGIIAIPLILSQGLCLQHDGLTQGHLISTIFFVSGVCTLLQVTFGIRLPIVQGGTFAFLAPSMAMLSMPEWTCPAWTQNASLVNTTSPEYIDVWQSRMRELQGSIMVGSLFQVLVGFSGLIGFFMRFIGPLTIAPTITLIGLSLYDSAGMSAGNHWGISTMTTALIILFSQYLRHIPVPFPTYNKTKKLHTSRIYIFQLLPVLLGITLSWLICYIFTISNVLPSDPEQYGYLARTDLKGDVISQAPWFRFPYPGQWGLPTVSLAGVVGILAGVLSSMIESVGDYHACARLSGAPPPPKHAINRGIGIEGIGCLLAGAWGTGNGTTSYSENVGALGITKVGSRMVIVAGGVLMIIMGLFCKIGAIFTTIPTPVIGGMFLVMFGVISAAGVSNLQYADMNSSRNVFIFGFSMFSGLVIPNWIFKNPDAIATGVVELDQLLQVLLTTSMFIGGFFGLFLDNTIPGTLRERGIMDWNKIPLDDSSNTLESSEVYNLPFGISSCLSSFSWVRYVPFLPPNAPSSQDKAKVDSLATKQQPVKPEPIRSVAL; from the exons ATGGTGCCAGAGAAGGAAAGCGATGGTCTCAAGAACTACGCATTTGAT ATTCATGGGCATTTCTGTGAGCTGGAGAATGATGGAGAGGGCTCCGACCTCTCTGAGGAGGATGACAAGAACAAGCTGGCCTACTGTGTCACAGACGTCCCAGCCTGGTACCTATGCATAATCCTGGGCATCCAG CATTTACTGACAGCGTTTGGGGGGATAATTGCCATCCCTCTGATCCTGTCTCAGGGTCTGTGTCTGCAGCATGATGGCCTGACCCAGGGTCACCTCATCAGCACCATCTTCTTTGTGTCAGGCGTGTGCACCCTGCTGCAGGTCACCTTCGGAATCAG ACTGCCCATTGTTCAGGGGGGTACCTTTGCCTTTCTAGCTCCCTCCATGGCTATGCTGTCAATGCCAGAGTGGACATGCCCTGCCTGGACCCAGAACGCTTCCCTGGTCAACACCACCTCTCCTGAGTACATAGATGTGTGGCAGAGCCGCATGCGAGAG CTGCAGGGCTCCATCATGGTGGGCTCTTTGTTCCAGGTGCTGGTGGGTTTCTCTGGCCTCATCGGTTTCTTCATGCGTTTTATTGGCCCCCTTACCATCGCACCCACCATCACTCTGATTGGCCTGTCCCTGTATGACTCGGCTGGAATGAGCGCAGGGAACCACTGGGGCATCTCCACTAT GACAACTGCTCTGATCATCCTGTTCTCCCAGTACCTCCGACACATCCCTGTACCATTCCCCACATACAACAAGACCAAGAAACTCCACACCTCCAGGATCTACATCTTCCAGCTTCTCCCT GTGCTCCTTGGCATCACACTGTCATGGCTGATCTGTTACATCTTCACCATCTCTAATGTCCTGCCCTCCGACCCGGAGCAGTACGGCTACCTGGCTCGCACAGACCTGAAGGGGGATGTCATAAGCCAGGCCCCCTGGTTCAGATTCCCATATCCAG GTCAGTGGGGTTTGCCAACTGTGAGCCTGGCTGGAGTGGTAGGGATCTTGGCTGgggtgttatcctccatgatagAGTCGGTGGGGGACTACCACGCCTGTGCCAGACTATCAGGGGCCCCTCCACCCCCTAAGCATGCCATCAACAGGGGCATTGGCATTGAGGGGATTGGCTGTCTGCTGGCTGGGGCCTGGGGCACGGGCAACGGAACCACCTCCTATAGTGAGAATGTGGGTGCACTGGGCATCACCAAG gtgGGCAGTCGCATGGTAATCGTTGctggtggggtattgatgatcATCATGGGACTTTTCTGTAAAATTGGAGCAATTTTCACCACCATCCCCACACCTGTGATTGGAGGAATGTTCTTGGTCATGTTCGGGGTCATTTCTGCAGCTGGAGTTTCAAATCTGCAG TATGCAGACATGAACTCCTCCCGGAACGTGTTTATCTTTGGATTTTCCATGTTTTCCGGCCTTGTCATTCCAAACTGGATATTCAAGAACCCGGATGCCATAGCAACAG GTGTGGTCGAGCTGGACCAACTGCTGCAGGTGCTTCTAACAACCAGCATGTTTATTGGAGGCTTCTTTGGGTTATTCCTTGACAACACCATTCCAG GCACCCTACGGGAGCGGGGCATCATGGACTGGAACAAGATCCCCCTTGATGACTCCAGCAACACTTTGGAGAGCAGTGAGGTGTACAACCTTCCATTTGGAATTAGCTcttgtctctcctccttctcctgggTTCGATATGTGCCGTTCCTCCCTCCAAATGCACCAAGCTCACAGGACAAGGCCAAGGTGGACTCTTTGGCGACCAAGCAGCAGCCTGTGAAGCCAGAGCCTATCAGATCAGTGGCCCTATGA
- the slc23a4 gene encoding xan_ur_permease domain-containing protein isoform X4 produces the protein MVPEKESDGLKNYAFDIHGHFCELENDGEGSDLSEEDDKNKLAYCVTDVPAWYLCIILGIQGLCLQHDGLTQGHLISTIFFVSGVCTLLQVTFGIRLPIVQGGTFAFLAPSMAMLSMPEWTCPAWTQNASLVNTTSPEYIDVWQSRMRELQGSIMVGSLFQVLVGFSGLIGFFMRFIGPLTIAPTITLIGLSLYDSAGMSAGNHWGISTMTTALIILFSQYLRHIPVPFPTYNKTKKLHTSRIYIFQLLPVLLGITLSWLICYIFTISNVLPSDPEQYGYLARTDLKGDVISQAPWFRFPYPGQWGLPTVSLAGVVGILAGVLSSMIESVGDYHACARLSGAPPPPKHAINRGIGIEGIGCLLAGAWGTGNGTTSYSENVGALGITKVGSRMVIVAGGVLMIIMGLFCKIGAIFTTIPTPVIGGMFLVMFGVISAAGVSNLQYADMNSSRNVFIFGFSMFSGLVIPNWIFKNPDAIATGVVELDQLLQVLLTTSMFIGGFFGLFLDNTIPGTLRERGIMDWNKIPLDDSSNTLESSEVYNLPFGISSCLSSFSWVRYVPFLPPNAPSSQDKAKVDSLATKQQPVKPEPIRSVAL, from the exons ATGGTGCCAGAGAAGGAAAGCGATGGTCTCAAGAACTACGCATTTGAT ATTCATGGGCATTTCTGTGAGCTGGAGAATGATGGAGAGGGCTCCGACCTCTCTGAGGAGGATGACAAGAACAAGCTGGCCTACTGTGTCACAGACGTCCCAGCCTGGTACCTATGCATAATCCTGGGCATCCAG GGTCTGTGTCTGCAGCATGATGGCCTGACCCAGGGTCACCTCATCAGCACCATCTTCTTTGTGTCAGGCGTGTGCACCCTGCTGCAGGTCACCTTCGGAATCAG ACTGCCCATTGTTCAGGGGGGTACCTTTGCCTTTCTAGCTCCCTCCATGGCTATGCTGTCAATGCCAGAGTGGACATGCCCTGCCTGGACCCAGAACGCTTCCCTGGTCAACACCACCTCTCCTGAGTACATAGATGTGTGGCAGAGCCGCATGCGAGAG CTGCAGGGCTCCATCATGGTGGGCTCTTTGTTCCAGGTGCTGGTGGGTTTCTCTGGCCTCATCGGTTTCTTCATGCGTTTTATTGGCCCCCTTACCATCGCACCCACCATCACTCTGATTGGCCTGTCCCTGTATGACTCGGCTGGAATGAGCGCAGGGAACCACTGGGGCATCTCCACTAT GACAACTGCTCTGATCATCCTGTTCTCCCAGTACCTCCGACACATCCCTGTACCATTCCCCACATACAACAAGACCAAGAAACTCCACACCTCCAGGATCTACATCTTCCAGCTTCTCCCT GTGCTCCTTGGCATCACACTGTCATGGCTGATCTGTTACATCTTCACCATCTCTAATGTCCTGCCCTCCGACCCGGAGCAGTACGGCTACCTGGCTCGCACAGACCTGAAGGGGGATGTCATAAGCCAGGCCCCCTGGTTCAGATTCCCATATCCAG GTCAGTGGGGTTTGCCAACTGTGAGCCTGGCTGGAGTGGTAGGGATCTTGGCTGgggtgttatcctccatgatagAGTCGGTGGGGGACTACCACGCCTGTGCCAGACTATCAGGGGCCCCTCCACCCCCTAAGCATGCCATCAACAGGGGCATTGGCATTGAGGGGATTGGCTGTCTGCTGGCTGGGGCCTGGGGCACGGGCAACGGAACCACCTCCTATAGTGAGAATGTGGGTGCACTGGGCATCACCAAG gtgGGCAGTCGCATGGTAATCGTTGctggtggggtattgatgatcATCATGGGACTTTTCTGTAAAATTGGAGCAATTTTCACCACCATCCCCACACCTGTGATTGGAGGAATGTTCTTGGTCATGTTCGGGGTCATTTCTGCAGCTGGAGTTTCAAATCTGCAG TATGCAGACATGAACTCCTCCCGGAACGTGTTTATCTTTGGATTTTCCATGTTTTCCGGCCTTGTCATTCCAAACTGGATATTCAAGAACCCGGATGCCATAGCAACAG GTGTGGTCGAGCTGGACCAACTGCTGCAGGTGCTTCTAACAACCAGCATGTTTATTGGAGGCTTCTTTGGGTTATTCCTTGACAACACCATTCCAG GCACCCTACGGGAGCGGGGCATCATGGACTGGAACAAGATCCCCCTTGATGACTCCAGCAACACTTTGGAGAGCAGTGAGGTGTACAACCTTCCATTTGGAATTAGCTcttgtctctcctccttctcctgggTTCGATATGTGCCGTTCCTCCCTCCAAATGCACCAAGCTCACAGGACAAGGCCAAGGTGGACTCTTTGGCGACCAAGCAGCAGCCTGTGAAGCCAGAGCCTATCAGATCAGTGGCCCTATGA
- the slc23a4 gene encoding xan_ur_permease domain-containing protein isoform X3: MIHGHFCELENDGEGSDLSEEDDKNKLAYCVTDVPAWYLCIILGIQHLLTAFGGIIAIPLILSQGLCLQHDGLTQGHLISTIFFVSGVCTLLQVTFGIRLPIVQGGTFAFLAPSMAMLSMPEWTCPAWTQNASLVNTTSPEYIDVWQSRMRELQGSIMVGSLFQVLVGFSGLIGFFMRFIGPLTIAPTITLIGLSLYDSAGMSAGNHWGISTMTTALIILFSQYLRHIPVPFPTYNKTKKLHTSRIYIFQLLPVLLGITLSWLICYIFTISNVLPSDPEQYGYLARTDLKGDVISQAPWFRFPYPGQWGLPTVSLAGVVGILAGVLSSMIESVGDYHACARLSGAPPPPKHAINRGIGIEGIGCLLAGAWGTGNGTTSYSENVGALGITKVGSRMVIVAGGVLMIIMGLFCKIGAIFTTIPTPVIGGMFLVMFGVISAAGVSNLQYADMNSSRNVFIFGFSMFSGLVIPNWIFKNPDAIATGVVELDQLLQVLLTTSMFIGGFFGLFLDNTIPGTLRERGIMDWNKIPLDDSSNTLESSEVYNLPFGISSCLSSFSWVRYVPFLPPNAPSSQDKAKVDSLATKQQPVKPEPIRSVAL, from the exons atg ATTCATGGGCATTTCTGTGAGCTGGAGAATGATGGAGAGGGCTCCGACCTCTCTGAGGAGGATGACAAGAACAAGCTGGCCTACTGTGTCACAGACGTCCCAGCCTGGTACCTATGCATAATCCTGGGCATCCAG CATTTACTGACAGCGTTTGGGGGGATAATTGCCATCCCTCTGATCCTGTCTCAGGGTCTGTGTCTGCAGCATGATGGCCTGACCCAGGGTCACCTCATCAGCACCATCTTCTTTGTGTCAGGCGTGTGCACCCTGCTGCAGGTCACCTTCGGAATCAG ACTGCCCATTGTTCAGGGGGGTACCTTTGCCTTTCTAGCTCCCTCCATGGCTATGCTGTCAATGCCAGAGTGGACATGCCCTGCCTGGACCCAGAACGCTTCCCTGGTCAACACCACCTCTCCTGAGTACATAGATGTGTGGCAGAGCCGCATGCGAGAG CTGCAGGGCTCCATCATGGTGGGCTCTTTGTTCCAGGTGCTGGTGGGTTTCTCTGGCCTCATCGGTTTCTTCATGCGTTTTATTGGCCCCCTTACCATCGCACCCACCATCACTCTGATTGGCCTGTCCCTGTATGACTCGGCTGGAATGAGCGCAGGGAACCACTGGGGCATCTCCACTAT GACAACTGCTCTGATCATCCTGTTCTCCCAGTACCTCCGACACATCCCTGTACCATTCCCCACATACAACAAGACCAAGAAACTCCACACCTCCAGGATCTACATCTTCCAGCTTCTCCCT GTGCTCCTTGGCATCACACTGTCATGGCTGATCTGTTACATCTTCACCATCTCTAATGTCCTGCCCTCCGACCCGGAGCAGTACGGCTACCTGGCTCGCACAGACCTGAAGGGGGATGTCATAAGCCAGGCCCCCTGGTTCAGATTCCCATATCCAG GTCAGTGGGGTTTGCCAACTGTGAGCCTGGCTGGAGTGGTAGGGATCTTGGCTGgggtgttatcctccatgatagAGTCGGTGGGGGACTACCACGCCTGTGCCAGACTATCAGGGGCCCCTCCACCCCCTAAGCATGCCATCAACAGGGGCATTGGCATTGAGGGGATTGGCTGTCTGCTGGCTGGGGCCTGGGGCACGGGCAACGGAACCACCTCCTATAGTGAGAATGTGGGTGCACTGGGCATCACCAAG gtgGGCAGTCGCATGGTAATCGTTGctggtggggtattgatgatcATCATGGGACTTTTCTGTAAAATTGGAGCAATTTTCACCACCATCCCCACACCTGTGATTGGAGGAATGTTCTTGGTCATGTTCGGGGTCATTTCTGCAGCTGGAGTTTCAAATCTGCAG TATGCAGACATGAACTCCTCCCGGAACGTGTTTATCTTTGGATTTTCCATGTTTTCCGGCCTTGTCATTCCAAACTGGATATTCAAGAACCCGGATGCCATAGCAACAG GTGTGGTCGAGCTGGACCAACTGCTGCAGGTGCTTCTAACAACCAGCATGTTTATTGGAGGCTTCTTTGGGTTATTCCTTGACAACACCATTCCAG GCACCCTACGGGAGCGGGGCATCATGGACTGGAACAAGATCCCCCTTGATGACTCCAGCAACACTTTGGAGAGCAGTGAGGTGTACAACCTTCCATTTGGAATTAGCTcttgtctctcctccttctcctgggTTCGATATGTGCCGTTCCTCCCTCCAAATGCACCAAGCTCACAGGACAAGGCCAAGGTGGACTCTTTGGCGACCAAGCAGCAGCCTGTGAAGCCAGAGCCTATCAGATCAGTGGCCCTATGA
- the slc23a4 gene encoding xan_ur_permease domain-containing protein isoform X2 yields the protein MSLEKESNGLENDTFAIHGHFCELENDGEGSDLSEEDDKNKLAYCVTDVPAWYLCIILGIQHLLTAFGGIIAIPLILSQGLCLQHDGLTQGHLISTIFFVSGVCTLLQVTFGIRLPIVQGGTFAFLAPSMAMLSMPEWTCPAWTQNASLVNTTSPEYIDVWQSRMRELQGSIMVGSLFQVLVGFSGLIGFFMRFIGPLTIAPTITLIGLSLYDSAGMSAGNHWGISTMTTALIILFSQYLRHIPVPFPTYNKTKKLHTSRIYIFQLLPVLLGITLSWLICYIFTISNVLPSDPEQYGYLARTDLKGDVISQAPWFRFPYPGQWGLPTVSLAGVVGILAGVLSSMIESVGDYHACARLSGAPPPPKHAINRGIGIEGIGCLLAGAWGTGNGTTSYSENVGALGITKVGSRMVIVAGGVLMIIMGLFCKIGAIFTTIPTPVIGGMFLVMFGVISAAGVSNLQYADMNSSRNVFIFGFSMFSGLVIPNWIFKNPDAIATGVVELDQLLQVLLTTSMFIGGFFGLFLDNTIPGTLRERGIMDWNKIPLDDSSNTLESSEVYNLPFGISSCLSSFSWVRYVPFLPPNAPSSQDKAKVDSLATKQQPVKPEPIRSVAL from the exons ATGTCTCTAGAGAAGGAAAGCAATGGTCTCGAAAACGACACATTTGCT ATTCATGGGCATTTCTGTGAGCTGGAGAATGATGGAGAGGGCTCCGACCTCTCTGAGGAGGATGACAAGAACAAGCTGGCCTACTGTGTCACAGACGTCCCAGCCTGGTACCTATGCATAATCCTGGGCATCCAG CATTTACTGACAGCGTTTGGGGGGATAATTGCCATCCCTCTGATCCTGTCTCAGGGTCTGTGTCTGCAGCATGATGGCCTGACCCAGGGTCACCTCATCAGCACCATCTTCTTTGTGTCAGGCGTGTGCACCCTGCTGCAGGTCACCTTCGGAATCAG ACTGCCCATTGTTCAGGGGGGTACCTTTGCCTTTCTAGCTCCCTCCATGGCTATGCTGTCAATGCCAGAGTGGACATGCCCTGCCTGGACCCAGAACGCTTCCCTGGTCAACACCACCTCTCCTGAGTACATAGATGTGTGGCAGAGCCGCATGCGAGAG CTGCAGGGCTCCATCATGGTGGGCTCTTTGTTCCAGGTGCTGGTGGGTTTCTCTGGCCTCATCGGTTTCTTCATGCGTTTTATTGGCCCCCTTACCATCGCACCCACCATCACTCTGATTGGCCTGTCCCTGTATGACTCGGCTGGAATGAGCGCAGGGAACCACTGGGGCATCTCCACTAT GACAACTGCTCTGATCATCCTGTTCTCCCAGTACCTCCGACACATCCCTGTACCATTCCCCACATACAACAAGACCAAGAAACTCCACACCTCCAGGATCTACATCTTCCAGCTTCTCCCT GTGCTCCTTGGCATCACACTGTCATGGCTGATCTGTTACATCTTCACCATCTCTAATGTCCTGCCCTCCGACCCGGAGCAGTACGGCTACCTGGCTCGCACAGACCTGAAGGGGGATGTCATAAGCCAGGCCCCCTGGTTCAGATTCCCATATCCAG GTCAGTGGGGTTTGCCAACTGTGAGCCTGGCTGGAGTGGTAGGGATCTTGGCTGgggtgttatcctccatgatagAGTCGGTGGGGGACTACCACGCCTGTGCCAGACTATCAGGGGCCCCTCCACCCCCTAAGCATGCCATCAACAGGGGCATTGGCATTGAGGGGATTGGCTGTCTGCTGGCTGGGGCCTGGGGCACGGGCAACGGAACCACCTCCTATAGTGAGAATGTGGGTGCACTGGGCATCACCAAG gtgGGCAGTCGCATGGTAATCGTTGctggtggggtattgatgatcATCATGGGACTTTTCTGTAAAATTGGAGCAATTTTCACCACCATCCCCACACCTGTGATTGGAGGAATGTTCTTGGTCATGTTCGGGGTCATTTCTGCAGCTGGAGTTTCAAATCTGCAG TATGCAGACATGAACTCCTCCCGGAACGTGTTTATCTTTGGATTTTCCATGTTTTCCGGCCTTGTCATTCCAAACTGGATATTCAAGAACCCGGATGCCATAGCAACAG GTGTGGTCGAGCTGGACCAACTGCTGCAGGTGCTTCTAACAACCAGCATGTTTATTGGAGGCTTCTTTGGGTTATTCCTTGACAACACCATTCCAG GCACCCTACGGGAGCGGGGCATCATGGACTGGAACAAGATCCCCCTTGATGACTCCAGCAACACTTTGGAGAGCAGTGAGGTGTACAACCTTCCATTTGGAATTAGCTcttgtctctcctccttctcctgggTTCGATATGTGCCGTTCCTCCCTCCAAATGCACCAAGCTCACAGGACAAGGCCAAGGTGGACTCTTTGGCGACCAAGCAGCAGCCTGTGAAGCCAGAGCCTATCAGATCAGTGGCCCTATGA